One part of the Sneathia vaginalis genome encodes these proteins:
- a CDS encoding endonuclease/exonuclease/phosphatase family protein: protein MKKILIALILFIQLISFSKNITLASFNAERLGESKKDYDAFCKIISKFDIIALEEVMNNKGLEELKQRLNNYNYIMTKAVGTKKYKEHYAVIYRKDSVDIIKDLGSYIDKDDDFIREPSGFYIKSNKLDMVLIPVHSVFGKNEKQRAYEASQYKKVYKYFFNKTHQDDIIILGDFNLPANDKAFSILKKDFNLVNILNPIEDKTTLSKKGLANSYDNIFLNLKNLKAFTKRYGVYNFTKSNYEQVRKYISDHLLIFIELNNERD, encoded by the coding sequence ATGAAAAAAATATTAATAGCCTTAATATTATTCATACAATTAATATCATTTTCTAAAAATATAACTCTAGCATCATTTAATGCAGAAAGATTAGGAGAATCAAAAAAAGATTATGATGCATTTTGCAAGATAATCTCAAAATTCGATATTATAGCCCTAGAAGAGGTTATGAATAATAAAGGTTTAGAAGAGTTGAAACAAAGGCTTAATAATTATAATTATATAATGACAAAAGCTGTTGGAACTAAGAAGTACAAAGAACATTATGCAGTAATTTACAGAAAAGATAGTGTAGATATTATTAAAGATTTAGGAAGCTATATAGACAAAGATGATGACTTCATAAGAGAACCATCAGGCTTTTACATTAAATCTAATAAGTTAGATATGGTATTAATACCAGTTCATTCAGTATTTGGTAAAAATGAAAAACAAAGGGCCTATGAGGCAAGCCAATACAAAAAAGTGTATAAGTATTTTTTTAATAAAACACATCAGGATGATATAATAATACTAGGAGATTTTAATTTACCAGCTAATGATAAGGCTTTTTCTATTCTAAAGAAGGATTTTAATCTGGTAAATATATTAAATCCAATTGAAGATAAAACGACTTTATCTAAAAAAGGTTTAGCTAATTCTTATGACAACATATTCCTAAATTTAAAAAATTTAAAAGCATTTACTAAAAGATATGGTGTGTATAATTTTACAAAGTCTAATTATGAACAAGTAAGGAAATATATATCAGACCATCTTTTAATATTTATTGAGTTAAATAATGAAAGGGATTAG
- the efp gene encoding elongation factor P produces MKPAMELRQGSTYRKDGVPYIILKAERHQSTSGKRQRAAEMKFKIRDLISGKTQEIIVLTTDIMDDIMLDRYQMQFLYAMDHEYNFMNQETFEQISMREEDLGDAVNYLVEEMIIQVLMYEGTPVGVELPNTVIREITYTEPGLKGDTIGRATKPATINTGYQLQVPLFCKIGDKIKIDTRTGEYIERAN; encoded by the coding sequence ATGAAACCAGCAATGGAATTAAGACAAGGAAGCACATATAGAAAGGATGGTGTTCCATACATAATTTTAAAAGCAGAAAGACATCAATCAACATCAGGTAAAAGACAAAGAGCTGCTGAAATGAAATTTAAAATAAGAGATTTAATTAGTGGTAAGACTCAAGAAATAATAGTATTAACTACAGATATTATGGATGATATTATGCTAGATAGATATCAAATGCAATTTCTATACGCAATGGACCATGAATACAATTTTATGAATCAAGAAACTTTTGAACAAATAAGTATGCGTGAAGAAGATTTAGGAGATGCTGTAAACTATTTAGTAGAAGAAATGATAATACAAGTATTAATGTATGAAGGTACTCCAGTAGGTGTTGAATTACCTAATACAGTTATAAGAGAAATAACTTATACTGAACCAGGTTTAAAGGGAGATACTATAGGTAGAGCAACTAAACCTGCAACAATAAATACAGGTTACCAATTACAAGTTCCATTATTCTGTAAAATAGGAGATAAAATTAAAATAGATACTCGTACAGGAGAATATATAGAAAGAGCAAATTAA
- a CDS encoding SIMPL domain-containing protein (The SIMPL domain is named for its presence in mouse protein SIMPL (signalling molecule that associates with mouse pelle-like kinase). Bacterial member BP26, from Brucella, was shown to assemble into a channel-like structure, while YggE from E. coli has been associated with resistance to oxidative stress.) — translation MKKMYDIVIAIILALGAIISVAIFSNAIDRINKKSEVVIVKGTATMERPIDEYSFTMTLDTTSKEIDSVYEAMYDKEDKISNNIQYKYTKDKVDLTPITKKDDKTVIGYDLTSVYTFTAKNLDDIKKIREDVNKFSAQYPDISLSDIDVKYGEINANSLIEKASKDAKNKAYNLAKENSKGLGSIVKIKQERLVINDKNVSVTVTATYEIN, via the coding sequence ATGAAAAAAATGTATGATATAGTTATTGCAATAATATTAGCTTTGGGTGCAATAATATCAGTTGCGATATTTTCTAATGCAATAGATAGAATAAACAAAAAAAGTGAGGTAGTTATAGTCAAAGGTACAGCTACTATGGAAAGACCCATAGATGAGTATAGTTTTACAATGACATTGGATACTACATCAAAAGAAATAGATAGTGTATATGAAGCAATGTACGATAAGGAAGATAAGATTTCTAATAATATACAGTATAAGTACACAAAAGATAAGGTAGACTTAACACCTATTACAAAAAAAGATGATAAGACTGTAATAGGATATGATCTAACATCTGTATATACATTTACAGCTAAAAATTTAGATGATATAAAGAAGATTAGAGAGGATGTTAATAAGTTCAGTGCACAATATCCAGACATATCATTGTCAGATATAGATGTAAAATATGGAGAAATTAATGCGAATTCTCTAATAGAAAAAGCTTCAAAAGATGCAAAGAATAAGGCATATAACCTAGCTAAAGAAAATTCTAAAGGCTTAGGTTCAATAGTTAAAATAAAGCAAGAAAGATTAGTTATAAACGATAAAAATGTTTCTGTAACTGTTACAGCAACATATGAAATAAATTAA
- a CDS encoding MATE family efflux transporter → MKKIYKRILIMALPIAFENMIFSLINFVDIFMIGKIGTSAISALGIANQVFFIFTCSVYGLLSGANVLAAQYYGVKNYKNLRKIMALTIGLGLLMSLPFFILINHSPENVITFYTKDSMVIEYAKQYLKYSIYTFPLFSIGFSFAMQLRAINKPKYSLYSSMSALVINVVLNMILIPRYGVQGAAIATLIARIVTTIYLYIILIIKRIPILPKVREFKDIDIEFTKKLLAISVLTFVHELLWVIADAMKVMMFGSLGTEAFSGIQIVIGINGLLFTLFIGLSNASSIIIGNEIGKSDREKVYRYANDCLKLYTIFTIIVVIALNIFSPIVLRFMNLDSNMYSITRKLVYSQSISMVFYSYSMLYLSGILRAGGDVMFCMVVELLIMWIVGIPLTYISINVFHLSVYYVYIVARIDDLIKLYPCIRRYVSKEWIKRKI, encoded by the coding sequence ATGAAAAAGATATATAAAAGAATCCTAATAATGGCACTACCCATAGCATTTGAAAATATGATATTTAGTTTAATAAATTTTGTTGATATATTTATGATAGGTAAGATAGGGACATCAGCTATTAGTGCACTAGGAATAGCAAATCAAGTATTTTTCATATTCACTTGCAGTGTTTATGGTTTACTAAGTGGGGCTAATGTACTAGCAGCACAATATTATGGAGTTAAAAACTATAAGAATCTTAGGAAAATAATGGCATTAACAATAGGACTAGGACTATTAATGTCACTTCCTTTTTTTATACTAATAAATCATAGCCCAGAAAATGTAATAACATTTTATACAAAAGATAGTATGGTTATTGAATATGCAAAACAATATTTAAAGTATTCAATATATACTTTCCCTCTATTTTCCATAGGTTTTTCATTTGCGATGCAATTAAGAGCGATTAATAAGCCAAAGTATTCGCTGTATTCTTCAATGTCAGCCCTTGTTATAAACGTAGTTTTAAATATGATACTTATACCAAGATATGGTGTACAAGGGGCAGCTATTGCGACATTAATAGCAAGAATTGTAACTACAATATACCTATACATTATCCTTATCATAAAAAGAATACCTATACTACCTAAAGTTAGAGAGTTTAAGGATATAGACATAGAATTTACAAAAAAACTTTTAGCCATATCTGTTTTAACATTTGTACATGAACTTTTATGGGTAATAGCTGATGCAATGAAAGTAATGATGTTTGGTAGTCTTGGGACGGAAGCATTTTCTGGAATACAGATAGTAATAGGGATAAATGGACTTTTATTCACACTATTCATAGGTCTATCAAATGCAAGTTCAATAATTATTGGTAATGAAATAGGTAAAAGTGATAGAGAAAAAGTGTATAGATATGCTAATGATTGTCTTAAGCTATATACCATCTTTACTATAATAGTTGTAATTGCATTGAATATATTCTCACCTATAGTATTAAGATTTATGAATTTGGATAGCAATATGTATAGTATTACTAGAAAATTAGTATATTCACAATCAATAAGCATGGTATTCTATTCATATAGTATGTTGTACTTATCTGGTATATTACGTGCAGGTGGAGATGTAATGTTCTGTATGGTAGTTGAACTATTAATAATGTGGATAGTCGGAATACCTTTAACATATATATCAATTAATGTATTTCACTTATCAGTATACTACGTGTATATAGTTGCAAGAATTGATGATTTGATAAAGCTATATCCTTGTATAAGAAGATATGTTAGTAAGGAATGGATAAAGAGAAAAATATGA
- a CDS encoding site-2 protease family protein, whose translation MLVVLTIVIISIVIVVHELGHFLTAVFFKTKVLEFSIGMGPKIFGYNKFSIRLLPLGGYVKLDEESLENTSKPRQIVIMLAGIFMNFLLAYILILYFSKFDVVKAFVSLTGVIYKMVEAFLHITGLKDLSGPIGIHSAVVSTTKALGIFKGSAFLLIIISINLGIINLLPIPGLDGSRIYLTLIKMVGVKIDKKLEEKIYVIGFLFLITLTIIVMIQDVFKYI comes from the coding sequence ATGTTAGTAGTTTTAACGATAGTGATAATAAGCATAGTTATAGTAGTTCATGAATTAGGGCATTTTTTAACAGCAGTATTTTTTAAGACTAAGGTTCTAGAATTTTCAATAGGTATGGGGCCTAAAATATTTGGGTATAATAAATTCTCTATAAGACTATTACCACTAGGTGGTTATGTAAAATTAGATGAGGAAAGCTTAGAAAATACTAGTAAACCACGTCAAATTGTAATAATGCTTGCAGGAATATTTATGAACTTTCTTTTAGCGTATATATTAATACTATACTTTAGTAAGTTTGATGTGGTAAAAGCATTTGTTTCCTTAACAGGTGTGATATACAAGATGGTAGAAGCATTTTTACATATAACAGGATTAAAAGACTTATCAGGTCCTATTGGTATACATAGTGCTGTTGTAAGCACTACAAAGGCTCTAGGAATATTTAAAGGAAGTGCCTTTTTACTTATTATCATCTCAATAAATCTTGGGATAATAAACCTACTACCTATACCAGGGCTTGATGGAAGTAGAATCTATTTAACATTAATAAAAATGGTGGGTGTTAAAATAGATAAAAAATTAGAAGAAAAGATATATGTTATAGGCTTTTTATTCTTAATAACTTTGACTATAATAGTAATGATACAGGATGTATTTAAATATATATGA
- a CDS encoding TrmB family transcriptional regulator → MSVKEKLMCIGFSEIEALIYIELLEKQGQNGTQLSKAMNQPRSTVYMGLESLLKKNIIYLIPTQTDKKNYNPIYPQDLVKRLKREYSYILETIGQDLDKMYNKEKYERVFNIEGLENIKEKIKDMVMEAKNKVVISGYTDIYFEDTSKIEHINTDDTEKLICIVDDEIALIANINDVYANAVYTRNSLIVKGIKC, encoded by the coding sequence ATGAGTGTAAAAGAAAAATTAATGTGTATAGGTTTTAGTGAAATAGAAGCTTTAATATATATAGAGTTATTAGAAAAACAAGGTCAAAATGGTACACAGTTATCAAAGGCTATGAATCAACCTAGAAGTACAGTGTATATGGGTCTAGAAAGCTTACTTAAAAAGAATATAATATACCTAATACCAACACAAACAGACAAGAAAAACTATAACCCCATATATCCCCAAGACTTAGTAAAAAGACTAAAAAGGGAATATAGCTATATCCTAGAAACTATAGGTCAAGACTTAGATAAAATGTACAACAAAGAAAAATATGAAAGAGTATTCAATATTGAAGGCCTTGAGAATATAAAGGAAAAGATAAAAGATATGGTTATGGAGGCTAAGAATAAGGTAGTAATTTCTGGATATACAGATATATATTTTGAAGATACTAGCAAAATAGAGCATATTAATACAGATGATACTGAAAAATTAATTTGCATAGTTGATGATGAAATAGCGTTAATTGCAAATATTAATGATGTATATGCAAATGCTGTATACACAAGAAATAGCTTGATTGTGAAAGGAATTAAATGTTAG